A region of the Deltaproteobacteria bacterium genome:
GCATGAGAGCGGTGTTATACTGGTCCCAGAGTTTAAAAAGAAATAGAGGAGGCTTCTATGCCGATTGAAGTCGCTATCGCTTCATCCATATACCTGTTTACGGACGTTCCCCATGATTGCCGGAAACCCCATGACACGGAAAGTGGAGCATCGGCACAATGAAAGGCGTTTTCAAGAGGGTGATTCTGGTGGTTGTTGTCATAGCGATTGGCGTCTTGGGTGCACGGTGGCTATTCCAAATGGAGGAGCACAAGTCGGAGGCCGAACTCACACTTTAGGCAATATTGATATCCGGGACGTGCAGCCGGCCTTTAGCGAGCAGGAGCGCATTGCCGAGGTTTTGGTGGAAGAGGGCGATCGGGTTCAGGCCGGCCAGGTTCTGGCGCGGCAGCAAACCAACCGTC
Encoded here:
- a CDS encoding biotin/lipoyl-binding protein, which codes for MTRKVEHRHNERRFQEGDSGGCCHSDWRLGCTVAIPNGGAQVGGRTHTLGNIDIRDVQPAFSEQERIAEVLVEEGDRVQAGQVLARQQTNRLEAQIKEAQARIAAQQQVVNRMEAGTRRQEIEQAQAEVAAAKAKAKNSGRRFERIRKTTEAGATSRQAE